In Deinococcus sedimenti, the genomic stretch GGCTCCTCGGAATGCCGTTCTCAACTGCCAGCACGTCAGTTTCCCGAAGTGTCAGGTGCTGAGGGCTTTTGCCCTTGCCTCAGCTTTCCACCTCGTCTCGGTCGCGTAACCGCCTGAATTGACCGGCTGGCATCTGTGAGGTCAGCGAGAAGTGGTACCGGCCGCCCAGGTGAATGTGCTCAAACTTCAGCGGCGACAGCCGCTGCACATCTTCGTCCCGCACCTCCATGCCCTCGGCACGCAGTTGATTCAGGATGAGGTCGAGATAACGGGCATTCCAGAGAATGATGGCGTTCACCACCAGGCCCAGGGCCCCCAACTGATCTTCCATGCCGGCGACGTAATGTTGCCGCAGTTCGCCATGTCGGCCCTGGAACACGGCCCGGGCCAGCCGGTGCCGCGCCTCCTGGCGGTTGCGCTGGGTGCCGATGGTGCGGCGGTAGAGCAGGTCATCGTGATAACTGAGCAGGTGGAGCATACTGGCGATCCGTCCCACCTGCTCCAACGCCCGCGTGAGGGCGCTTTTGGGTTTGACGCCGATCACTTTGAGCAGATCCGAAGCCCGCACCGTTCGGGTCATCAGTGACCCCGCGAGGCGCAACAGATCGTCCCAGTGGGTGGCAATCAGCGCGGTGCTCACTTGCGACGTCGCCAGCGCATTCAACTTCCCGTACTGCGCTTCTCGGGACATGCGCGCGTAGGTTCGCTCGCGCAGATCGGCCAGCTCCGGGCTGAACTGATAGCCCAGCAGGCGGAACAACCCGAAGACCATGTACGACGAGGCCGCTGTATCCGACACGAGTTGCTGAGGGCGCAGCACCGTGTTCTGCTCAATCATGCCGTCCAGGGCGAACAGGGAATCGCGCAGGGTGCCCGGCACCACGATGCCGTGAAAACCGCTGTACTGATCGGAGATGAAGTTGACATAGGTCACGCCACTGCGAACGCCAAAATACTTGGGGTTCTGGCCGGCGTAGATGGTTTTCACGGGGACCCGGAAGCGCAGCCCATCCACGGAGGCCACCTGACCGTCCCCCCATGCCGCCACCGTCGGAATGGTGGTCTGAAACTCGATCAAGCGGGCATTGGCACTCGCAATCGTTTCGGCGCGCAGGTAATGCTGATCCACCCAGGACAGGCGGCCGCGCCCTAGCGACTCGGTCTCTGCTTGAACCACCGCGTCCAACCCGACATTGCACGCTTCGGCCAGCAGAACCGCGCAGACGCTGACGTCGAGGTGGTCCACCCGTGTTCGCGCTTCGCTCAAATGCGTGAAGGCGTGGGCGAACCCCGTCCAGCGGTGCACTTCCAGGAGCAGATCCGGCAGATCCAGGCGGGGCATCCGCCTCGCCACCAGTTCCCGCAGGTGCCGCAGACTGAGCGGCTCGGGCAGCGCCTCGTCCTCCTGAAGCACCAGCACGGTGCGGCCCTCTTCTTCTGCCAGGGAGACCGCGGCGTTCTGCGGCAGGCGGGCTTCCACCAACTGGTACCGCTCGTCCAACTGGGCACTGAACTGCGCCAGCATCACCTGCGGATCGAGGTCAAGGTCAAGACTCCGGCAGACCTCGGCCCTTAGGGCCGTCCAGGCCTGATCCGACAGCAGGTGCAGGCGAGGGTCACTAAATTTGGGACTGGCCGGCACGAAGACGTCGCGGCGCTTCAGGGCCAGATGCAGATGGTCGAGGACACAAAGGGTGAAAGCAGGCCGGTTCAGTGGCCCTTTTCCGGGAATGAGCTTGCTCCAGTCACCCTTGACGAGCGTGAGCGGCACCTCGGTGGCCATGACCTGTGATCGGCGCTCCAGACGCCGCAACGCCTGAAGCGCGGCCAGGGACGGCGCTCCAGCGGCGCTGCCCTCAAAGGTCACCGCCCTCAGCAGGGCTGGCAGAAACTGCTGCACATAGCTGTAGCGACTGAGCAGCCCTTCCAGCCGGGTCTCGCTTCTGGGCCGGGTCAGTGCCTGAACCGTTTCCGCCGCGGCCTGAAGCTGTTCCTGAGGCACCAGGGCCAACACCCGCGCCGCGAAAGTGGGGAAGTCCTGGGGCGGTTGCCCCAGGCTCTCCAAGAAAGCCAAGGTGAGCTGATTGCTGCGCCGGGCCGCTTCTTCCAGTGACGGCAGGTGATCCTGCCGCGTGCCGTCCTCTTTGCGTTCAATCCGGTTGAAGAGGTCGGTCAGCAGGCTTTCAAACAGGGTCAAGGCGTCATCCAGGGCCTGACCTTCAAGGCGACTGACCGTCACCAGCAGGGTGGCGATGCGCCGGGAGCGGGTCATGCGCCGCAGCGCCTGGGCTTTGACGCCCATCCCGATGCGGAAGAGGGTGTTCAGCCGTTGTTCAGGAAAACCGCTCAGGTCCAGAGTGGTCACGCCGGCCCGCCGCACCGCTTCAACCCGCTTGAGCGCACCGACGAGTCCAGTGGCAGAGACCGACAGCGGCGCTTTCCGAAGTCGATCAAGTCGAGAGACCGAGGAGCGAGGGGGAACGTCCAACAGGGCTTCAAGTGCCGTCACCTGGGCTTCACTGGGCAGGGCTGCCAGATCACGCCAGAGGCGCTCATCAGCCCGGTGCTGAATGCGGGCAATCAGCCGGGTCAGCGTGGTGACGCCGGGCAGCAGCACCCGGCGCTCGACCAGGCGGGCCGTGCTGAGATCCAGCAGGCGGCTGGGCGGCTCGGCCATCAACCGGGCGCGGGCAGATACGAAGCGTGCCAGGTCGAAAAAGGCCGGAATGCCTGAAAAATCGCGGTAGCCCCACCGGGCCTGGATGTCGTGGCGGTGATCCCAGCGGGTTTCGCGCGTGCGGTAGCGGTCAAGTTTGACGGGATTGACCGTGAGGTCAAGCTGCTGAGCGACGTACTGAATAGCCGCCTCAGGCATGTCCAGGGGATCAGTCAGGAAGGTGCCCAGAAAGCGGACAGTGGCAAGCTGGAGGGCGTAGCCGAGGCGGTTGTGTTTGCCTTTTTTCTGGGCCAGGACAGCGCGGTCGTGATCGTCAAAGCGGAAATAGCGGTGCAGCTGCTCGGCGGTCAGTATCGGTGGATAACGGCCATCCCTTGCCAGCAGAGCCGTGCTGTCTTCGGATGCAGTTATGGCGCGGGACATCTCGCTCCACGCGCTTTTGTCTCTGGGAGGACAATCTGTTGACCTGATGGGCCGCCCACAACCGGTCGGCCCAAGATCGCCTCCTCACATCCCATCTTCCGCTAGAGTATCTGAATATGGTCTCAGAAATGCAGATATTCTCTGAGAGGCGGTGGGCTTGGCCGTACGTCGCCTGGTTGCAGGCGGTGGTGGCCACCACGGGCAGCCTGTATTTCAGCGAAGTGATGCACCTGCCCCCCTGCACCCTGTGCTGGTACCAGCGCCTCATGATGTACCCGCTTGTCTTCGTGCTGCTCGTCAGTCTGCTGACGCAGGACACGCGCCTGCGTGCCTACAGTCTGCCGCTCTCGGTCACGGGGCTGCTCATTGCCGCCTATCACAACCTGCTGTACTACGGCGTCATCCCCGAGGGCCTGACCCAGTGTGCAGCGGGCGTGTCCTGCACCGCCCGGCAGATCGAGTGGCTGGGCTTTATCACGATTCCGCTGCTCAGCCTGACCGCCTTTACCGTCATCACCCTCAGCCTGCTGCTCACCAAACCCCGAGGTACCGCATGACCCGTCTGACCCGTCCACCGCATAAAGCACCCATCGTTCTCCTGACTCTCGGCGCGCTCGCCGTCCTGGCCACCATTCTGGCGTTGAGCCTGGCCAACCGCGCCACCCCGAAGGCTGCCCTGCCCACCGACGCCCGTGAACGCCTCATCCGTGCCGATAGCCCTGCCCTGGGGCCCGCCGACGCCAAGGTCACCATCGTGGAGTTCTTTGACCCCGAATGTGAAGCCTGCCGGGCCATTGAGCCCGACCTGATGAAGCTGCTGGAGAAGTACGGCGGTGAGGTGCGTCTGGTCGCGCGCTATTTCCCGCTGCACACCAACTCCGTGCTCGCTGCGGGTCTGATTGAGGCGGCCGCCCAGGAGGATGAAGCCAAACGCTGGCGAGCCCGGGACTACCTGTTCACCAAGCAGTCCGAGTGGGGCGAGCAGCAGACCCCGCAGACGAGCAAGTTCCTGGACTACGCTGCAAACCTGGGGCTTGACCGCGAGCAAGTTCAGCGGAGTCTGGACTCAGAAGACGTCCGGAAGCTGGTCGAACGCGACCGGCAGGACGGCCTGGCCGTCGGGGTCAGTGGCACGCCTACCTTCTTCGTCAACGGCCAGCGGCTTGAGCAGCTCAGCGTACAGGCGCTGGAAGCGGCCATTCAGCAGGGATTGGAGTAACGGTTGAGGTCCCGACAAGCTGTGCAGAAACGAGGCCCCAGTTGGGGACTCGTCTCATGAACGGCTGCACGCCGGCTCACGGCCTGTGGAGCGAAGCAGCCGGAGCAACAGCCGCTTCCACGCGTGTGATCTATGAATCCCTGCTCATCCTTTAGTCCGAGACACTTGGTACATTCACGCCGTCTTATGCAGATTCACATGTTTGGTGCGGCGCTCGTGGCGGCTGCCTTGATCTCTCTGGGCTCGGCCG encodes the following:
- a CDS encoding DsbA family protein gives rise to the protein MTRLTRPPHKAPIVLLTLGALAVLATILALSLANRATPKAALPTDARERLIRADSPALGPADAKVTIVEFFDPECEACRAIEPDLMKLLEKYGGEVRLVARYFPLHTNSVLAAGLIEAAAQEDEAKRWRARDYLFTKQSEWGEQQTPQTSKFLDYAANLGLDREQVQRSLDSEDVRKLVERDRQDGLAVGVSGTPTFFVNGQRLEQLSVQALEAAIQQGLE
- a CDS encoding disulfide oxidoreductase; its protein translation is MQIFSERRWAWPYVAWLQAVVATTGSLYFSEVMHLPPCTLCWYQRLMMYPLVFVLLVSLLTQDTRLRAYSLPLSVTGLLIAAYHNLLYYGVIPEGLTQCAAGVSCTARQIEWLGFITIPLLSLTAFTVITLSLLLTKPRGTA
- a CDS encoding Tn3 family transposase — translated: MSRAITASEDSTALLARDGRYPPILTAEQLHRYFRFDDHDRAVLAQKKGKHNRLGYALQLATVRFLGTFLTDPLDMPEAAIQYVAQQLDLTVNPVKLDRYRTRETRWDHRHDIQARWGYRDFSGIPAFFDLARFVSARARLMAEPPSRLLDLSTARLVERRVLLPGVTTLTRLIARIQHRADERLWRDLAALPSEAQVTALEALLDVPPRSSVSRLDRLRKAPLSVSATGLVGALKRVEAVRRAGVTTLDLSGFPEQRLNTLFRIGMGVKAQALRRMTRSRRIATLLVTVSRLEGQALDDALTLFESLLTDLFNRIERKEDGTRQDHLPSLEEAARRSNQLTLAFLESLGQPPQDFPTFAARVLALVPQEQLQAAAETVQALTRPRSETRLEGLLSRYSYVQQFLPALLRAVTFEGSAAGAPSLAALQALRRLERRSQVMATEVPLTLVKGDWSKLIPGKGPLNRPAFTLCVLDHLHLALKRRDVFVPASPKFSDPRLHLLSDQAWTALRAEVCRSLDLDLDPQVMLAQFSAQLDERYQLVEARLPQNAAVSLAEEEGRTVLVLQEDEALPEPLSLRHLRELVARRMPRLDLPDLLLEVHRWTGFAHAFTHLSEARTRVDHLDVSVCAVLLAEACNVGLDAVVQAETESLGRGRLSWVDQHYLRAETIASANARLIEFQTTIPTVAAWGDGQVASVDGLRFRVPVKTIYAGQNPKYFGVRSGVTYVNFISDQYSGFHGIVVPGTLRDSLFALDGMIEQNTVLRPQQLVSDTAASSYMVFGLFRLLGYQFSPELADLRERTYARMSREAQYGKLNALATSQVSTALIATHWDDLLRLAGSLMTRTVRASDLLKVIGVKPKSALTRALEQVGRIASMLHLLSYHDDLLYRRTIGTQRNRQEARHRLARAVFQGRHGELRQHYVAGMEDQLGALGLVVNAIILWNARYLDLILNQLRAEGMEVRDEDVQRLSPLKFEHIHLGGRYHFSLTSQMPAGQFRRLRDRDEVES